The proteins below come from a single Cylindrospermopsis raciborskii Cr2010 genomic window:
- a CDS encoding ABC exporter membrane fusion protein: MKRLILLVLAVATVSGGVATYTFNHSTNASSATSGEVEETLPTPTLVTALGRLEPETPVIKLSAPLALDGDRVKKILLQEGDGVKAGQVIAILDSQDKLQSAVERAQKQVKVAQAKLKQIQSGAKPGEIQSQKANVEKLKAEYEGNKNAYIQTIARIEAQWQGDRTAQEANIRQLAAELKNAKSEYQRYQQLYSQGAVSNSLIDSKRLNVETSEQKLTEARAILERINTTASKQLAEARVQLNRISSTSAKQIRAAEETLNSIADVRSVDVNLAKTELESAVSVLNSAKTDLESAFIRAPMSGRILKIHTRAGEKITASGIADFAQTEKMSVVAEVYQTDINRVKIGQKARIMSPTLSEKLEGNVIQIGLQVNRQNVFSNQPGENLDSRVVEVKIRLTPEDSKKVAGLTNLQVQTAIEL; encoded by the coding sequence TTGAAAAGACTAATTCTGTTGGTTTTAGCAGTAGCCACCGTCAGTGGAGGAGTTGCTACCTATACTTTCAATCATTCTACCAACGCCAGTAGTGCTACGAGTGGGGAAGTGGAGGAAACTTTGCCCACTCCCACTTTGGTAACAGCATTGGGGAGATTGGAACCGGAAACACCAGTGATTAAATTGTCTGCACCCCTAGCACTAGATGGGGACAGGGTGAAAAAAATCCTCCTTCAAGAGGGCGATGGGGTCAAAGCAGGTCAGGTAATTGCCATATTAGATTCCCAGGATAAATTACAAAGTGCCGTTGAAAGGGCGCAAAAACAAGTAAAAGTTGCTCAAGCTAAATTGAAGCAAATTCAATCAGGTGCTAAACCGGGAGAGATTCAGTCACAAAAAGCGAATGTAGAAAAGTTAAAGGCAGAGTATGAAGGCAACAAGAATGCTTACATACAAACTATTGCTAGGATAGAAGCCCAATGGCAAGGTGATAGAACTGCTCAGGAAGCAAATATTCGACAATTGGCTGCGGAACTGAAAAATGCTAAATCGGAATATCAACGTTATCAACAGTTATATTCCCAAGGAGCAGTTTCTAATTCTTTAATTGACAGTAAACGGTTAAATGTGGAGACCAGCGAACAAAAATTAACCGAAGCTAGGGCGATTTTGGAACGGATTAATACCACCGCTAGTAAACAACTGGCGGAAGCTAGGGTACAACTGAATAGAATTAGTAGCACTAGTGCGAAACAAATTAGGGCAGCTGAGGAAACACTAAATAGCATTGCTGACGTTCGTTCTGTAGATGTGAATTTAGCCAAAACAGAACTTGAAAGTGCTGTTTCAGTTCTTAACAGTGCTAAGACCGACCTGGAATCAGCTTTTATTCGTGCCCCTATGAGTGGTAGAATTCTGAAAATTCATACTCGTGCGGGTGAGAAAATTACCGCATCAGGTATTGCGGATTTTGCCCAAACGGAAAAAATGTCAGTGGTAGCAGAAGTTTACCAAACTGATATTAATCGAGTCAAGATTGGGCAGAAAGCCAGGATTATGAGTCCTACATTATCAGAGAAATTGGAAGGTAATGTAATTCAAATTGGTTTACAGGTCAACCGTCAAAATGTATTTAGTAATCAACCAGGTGAAAATCTAGACAGTCGAGTGGTTGAGGTGAAAATTCGACTCACTCCCGAGGATAGCAAAAAGGTTGCTGGACTAACTAATTTACAAGTGCAAACGGCAATTGAATTGTAA